TCACAGGATCGATGCGCAAGCGAATCGAAAACGTATGATCGATCAAGAGCTAATCACAGATAGGCCGCCTGCACGGGCAGAGCACGAGCCGCGTTTTGGCTGGCGGATTCCAACAGACGGCAAGCCCGCTTCATTCCGCGTGCTGATCAACCTGCGCTGGCTGTGGGCCGCGTGCCTGGCGGCGCTCGGCCTGCTGGCGGCGCTCAGCCGCATCCCGCGCGGACGACGGCTGCCGTTGCTCCTGGCAGGCGGAGTCATACCTGGCGCTGCGGCGCTGATCGTCGCCGTCGCTCAAGCGCGCCAACTGATCTTCGAGCGTATCACCGTTCCGGTCGCCGGTCTGCCGCCAGCGCTGGATGGCTTCACCATCGTTCAACTGAGCGATTTTCACCTGGGCGCGGCATTTACCGTCGCCAATCTGCGGCGCGCGGTAGCCTGGACCCGGCAGCGGCAGGCCGATCTAGTGGTCCTGACCGGCGACTTCGTCAACGACAGCCACGACGTGCCGCTGCTCCACGAGTGCTTGCAGGGTATCGAGGCGCGCTACGGGGTGTATGCGATCCTGGGCAACCATGATTACTGGACGAATAGCGGCGCTGTCGAGCGGGCGCTCACCGATCACGGCATCGAGCTGCTGCGAAACGAGCGGCGGCGCATCGACATCGGCGGAGCCAGCCTGTATCTCGTCGGGGTAGACTGTGTGTGGGAAGACCAGCACGATCTGGAGCTGGCGCTGAGCCGGATTCCGGTGGACGCGACCGTCGTGGTGCTGGCGCACGAGCCGGACATCGCCGACGAGATCGCGCCGTACGGCCCTGCGCTTCAGCTTTCGGGCCATACGCACGCAGGCCATTTCGCCGTTCCGCTGCTCGGCCCGCTCTTCTTGCCGCGACATGGCTTCCGCTACTTCCGAGGCTTGCAGCGTGTCGGGCCGATGTGGCTGTACGTCTCGCGCGGTCTGGGCGGATTACCATTCCGGCTGGGCTGCCCGCCCGAAGCAACCGAGCTGACGCTACGCGCCGCTCGCGACGAATAGCGCCAAGCATCACCGCCGCGTGGTCCATGCGGGATGCCCGTATTTGTCGGAGAGCAGCTCCGCCGCGCGGTGCTCTTCGGCAGGCGTCAGCGCTCCGGGCACCAGCACAATCTGCCAGCACTGCTCGAAGCCACGGATCAGCGCGGCCACCACAGCATCGAACGAGGGCGTGTAGCCCAGCGCCTCATCGAGCGCGATCAAGCGCCGGGCCAGCGCCAGGCCGTCCAGGGATGGCGGCAGCTTCAGCGCCCGCGTCCATGCCTCGGCGTCGGCGTGGAGCAGGATCGAGCCGTGCTGAAGCACAGCACCCTGCTGTCGCGCCTGGGCGCTGCCCACCAGCTTCCGCCCGCTGAGCGTAATCTCGTAATCGCTCGGCAGGTCGAAGCAGGCGGCGGATTTCGCACTGCGGGCC
The DNA window shown above is from Herpetosiphonaceae bacterium and carries:
- a CDS encoding metallophosphoesterase — protein: MIDQELITDRPPARAEHEPRFGWRIPTDGKPASFRVLINLRWLWAACLAALGLLAALSRIPRGRRLPLLLAGGVIPGAAALIVAVAQARQLIFERITVPVAGLPPALDGFTIVQLSDFHLGAAFTVANLRRAVAWTRQRQADLVVLTGDFVNDSHDVPLLHECLQGIEARYGVYAILGNHDYWTNSGAVERALTDHGIELLRNERRRIDIGGASLYLVGVDCVWEDQHDLELALSRIPVDATVVVLAHEPDIADEIAPYGPALQLSGHTHAGHFAVPLLGPLFLPRHGFRYFRGLQRVGPMWLYVSRGLGGLPFRLGCPPEATELTLRAARDE